A stretch of DNA from Candidatus Hydrogenedentota bacterium:
TTCCGGTAACACGCCGGTCAAGGCGGATTTCGAGAAGCGGTTTGCGGCCATGCTGAAAACGGACATCACCATGGACGCCCGCCGCTTTATCTGCCGCGAACTGGCCCTGATTGGCACGGAGATTTCCGTTCCCGCCGTTGCGGACATGCTGAAAAAGCCGGAGACTTTCCAACTGGCGGCAACAACGCTGGAGATGAACCCATCCCCGCAGGCCGCCAAGGCCCTTATGAGCGCGCTTGAAGGCGCGAACCCCGCACAGCGCGTCATCATCGCCTCCTCGCTGGGGCGTCAGGGCAGTCCGGACGCCGTGCCCGCACTGGCGGGAATGCTGGGCGCTTCCGAGACGGATGTGGCCCGGGAGGCCGCGTTGGCCCTTGCCGGCATCGGCACGGACGAGGCCTGCGCCGCCGTGGCCGACGCCCTGGCAAAGGCTGACGCCGCAGGCCGGACCCTGTTCACGGAGGCCTGCCTTACCTGTGCGGAAAATGCTGTGAACAGCGGCGCGTTGGACCGGGCACGCCCGCTGATGGACACACTGAGCGGCGCAGAATTCCCCGGACATGTCCGGGCTGCGGTAATGGCGCTGCAAATCAAGGCGTCCCCCGGAAAGGCCGCCGTCCTGATTGCCAAGGCGGTGACGGACCCGGACCCGGAGATAGCGCGGGTTGCGCTGGGCCTGGCGCGGGGAATCCAGGGTGGTGAAATCACGGCGGCCCTGACGGGGTTGCTGGATTCCGCCGCGCCCGCTCGCCAGGCCGCCGTGCTGGACGTGCTCGCCGCGCGCGGCGACGCCGCCGGCGCGGACGCCGCGGCGAAACTGGCACTTGCGGAAGACCAGGCCGTGGCTGTGGCGGCGCTGCGCGCGCTTGGCGTCCTCGGGGGCGAGTCGGCGGTGCAACTGCTTGCGGAGCGCGCCGCCACTTCGCGGGGCGACCTCCGCACCGCCGCGCAGGAAAGCCTCAGCCTGCTGCGGGGCGCGGGGGTGAACAACGCGCTGCTGGGCCTTGCTGAAAAGGGAAAAGACCAGGGCGTGCGCCTTCAGGCGCTGCGAAGCCTCGGCGAGCGCCGCGCCGTTGAGGTGTCGGACGCGGTCTTCACCCTTGCTTCGGACAAGGACGCCGAGGTGGCGGCTGAGGCCTTGAAGGCGCTTCGAGCCCTGGCCAAAACGGAGGACATGCCCCGCCTGCTGGGCCTTCTTGAAAAGAGTGGCGATGATTCCCGCCGTGAGGAGATTATCCGGACGGTGACGGCGGTGGCAGAGCGCAACCCCAATGTCGCGGCGCGTGCGGACGTGCTGATCGCCACGCTGGACAAGGCGCGCAATGAGGCCTACCAGGCCGCGCTGCTCACCGCGCTGGGCCGCATCGGAAATGACGCCGCTCTTGGCGCGGTGCGCGGCGGACTTGACAGGAAGGGCGCCGTGCGGGGCGCCGCGATAGCCGCACTGGCCGCCTGGCCCAACGGCGGACCGGTGGAGGACCTTCTTGGGGTGGTGAAAAACACGAAAGATTCCGGCGAACGCGCCTCGGCTTTTACCGGGTACCTGCGGCTGCTGCGGTCCGTGGGCGACTTGTCCGCCGTAAAACTGGCGGGGCTCTACCATGAAGCCGCCGCGCTGGCCGTTGATGCCGGGGAGAAGAAGGCCGTGCTGTCGGGTGTGGCCAATGTCGCCGCACTGGAGGCGTTGGAACTGGTGGACGAACTGTCCGCAGACCCGGAACTGGCCACTGAGAGCGTCCCTGCCATGCTCCGAATCGCCACGGCGGTGTTCGGTGCGGACCCCGCCGGGGTCGGCGCGCGGATGGAGAAATTCCTGACCGCACAACCCGCCGAGGCCCAAGCCAAGACCGCCCGTGAACTCCTGGCGAAAATTGCGGGTTTTGGCGATTACATCACCGCCTGGGAAGTGGCCGGACCGTATTTCAAGGAGATGACCGGGGCGACCCAGCTTTTTGAAGAGTCCCTGCCTCCCGACACGAACGCCGATGCGGTGGCATGGCGCGTCATGCCCATGGGGCTTGAGCCTGAACGTCCCTGGGTGGTTGCGCTGGACAAGCATTTCGGCGGCGAGGAGCGCGTGGCGTATCTCCGCACCCGAGTCATGTCCCCGGATGCCCGCGAGGTTGTCCTTGAACTCGGCACCAACGACGGGTGCAAAGTCTGGCTGAACGGCGCGCAGGTTCATGCGGTGAACACGGGCAGGGTCATGACTCCCGGCGAGAACAAAATTGCGCTTTCCCTGAACGCGGACTGGAACACCCTCATGGTGGCCGTGTATCAGCAGGGCGGCGCCTGGGGCGCATGCGCCCGCCTTGCGGGGCCCGACGGCGCCGCATTGCAGGGTGTGCGCTCAGGGGTCCGGGAAGACTGAAAATATTGCGAAACCCATGCGGCGGATGGTTTTACAAAACCGTCCGCCGTGTGTGTTTTGGCCGGGACCGCTACAATAAGGAAGTAATTCCTTAATTGTGTGGACGTTCTCCTACCAATGCGTAAGAATTACGGATATTTACCCTTGCACCGGGTGTTGCCATTTGTTATGCTCTCTTTTGACGCGCAAGTAGCATGAATGGACGGCTCTGAAAACACCGAATCCACACAGCGCGCCACAACAGTGAGTTTAACCTGAGTGTGCGGGGGATTTTTTTTGCCCGCACAGGGAGTTTGCCATGGAAACAGCCGTTGCCGACACGGCGTCAGTGGTTGACGCAATTGTCCAAAAGCACAACAAAAGCAGGGCCAGCCTGATTCCCATCCTGCAGGACATCCAGGGCGCGCTGGGCTTTATATCACCCGAATCGCTTCGGGTGCTGGAGCGGACCACCGGGATATCCGCCAACGAGTCCTACGGTGTGGCGACTTTCTACACGCAGTTCCGCTTTTCACCCCCCGGAAAGCATGTCATTCATGTGTGCCAGGGCACGGCCTGCCATGTGCGCGGGGGCGCGCAGAACATGGCGGAACTGCAAAAGCTGCTGGGAATCAATCCCGGCGAGATTACGCCCGACGCCCATTTCGGGCTGGAGCGCGTGGCCTGTCTCGGCTGCTGCGCCCTGGCGCCGGTGGTTTCCGTGGACGGCAAAGCCTACGCCCGCATGTCCCCGAAAAAACTTCCCGCCATCCTTGACGAATACCGTAAATAACAGGGAACCTTTGTGATGAATCCCATGGAACAATATTTCGCGGACGCGGTGGCCGAATGGCGGCGTCTTGAAACCAGCGAACTGCCCGTGTTTTTCGTCGGCGCGGCCACCTGCGGCCGTGCCGCAGGCGCGGGCGAGGTCCTTGACGCGCTGCGGGGTGATCTCGCGCGGCGCGGACTGGGCGCCGAAGTGGTCGAGGTGGGCTGCCTTGGCCCCTGCTTCTTCGAGCCCCTGGTCATCGTGCAGAAACCGGGTCTCCCCCGTGTGTGTTATGGCAACATTGGGGTGGACGAAATGCTTGCCATTGTGGAGCGTTTTGTCCTTGGCGGCGACCCGTGCGCCGAATGGGCGCTTGGAAAAATCGGCGATGGCGTGGTAAACGGGGTGGACGATCTGGACACCCATCCACTAATGAAACGCCAGGTGCGCAGGCTCCTTCACAACTGCGGTGCCATTGACCCGGAGAACGCCGGGCATTATCTGGCGA
This window harbors:
- a CDS encoding HEAT repeat domain-containing protein; the encoded protein is MKTIKLPKCHILALALVPALLCAMPCVAQDAASLDEAFDLLASYEFGQSRAPLSQISAAALAAPVEASGNTPVKADFEKRFAAMLKTDITMDARRFICRELALIGTEISVPAVADMLKKPETFQLAATTLEMNPSPQAAKALMSALEGANPAQRVIIASSLGRQGSPDAVPALAGMLGASETDVAREAALALAGIGTDEACAAVADALAKADAAGRTLFTEACLTCAENAVNSGALDRARPLMDTLSGAEFPGHVRAAVMALQIKASPGKAAVLIAKAVTDPDPEIARVALGLARGIQGGEITAALTGLLDSAAPARQAAVLDVLAARGDAAGADAAAKLALAEDQAVAVAALRALGVLGGESAVQLLAERAATSRGDLRTAAQESLSLLRGAGVNNALLGLAEKGKDQGVRLQALRSLGERRAVEVSDAVFTLASDKDAEVAAEALKALRALAKTEDMPRLLGLLEKSGDDSRREEIIRTVTAVAERNPNVAARADVLIATLDKARNEAYQAALLTALGRIGNDAALGAVRGGLDRKGAVRGAAIAALAAWPNGGPVEDLLGVVKNTKDSGERASAFTGYLRLLRSVGDLSAVKLAGLYHEAAALAVDAGEKKAVLSGVANVAALEALELVDELSADPELATESVPAMLRIATAVFGADPAGVGARMEKFLTAQPAEAQAKTARELLAKIAGFGDYITAWEVAGPYFKEMTGATQLFEESLPPDTNADAVAWRVMPMGLEPERPWVVALDKHFGGEERVAYLRTRVMSPDAREVVLELGTNDGCKVWLNGAQVHAVNTGRVMTPGENKIALSLNADWNTLMVAVYQQGGAWGACARLAGPDGAALQGVRSGVRED
- the nuoE gene encoding NADH-quinone oxidoreductase subunit NuoE, encoding METAVADTASVVDAIVQKHNKSRASLIPILQDIQGALGFISPESLRVLERTTGISANESYGVATFYTQFRFSPPGKHVIHVCQGTACHVRGGAQNMAELQKLLGINPGEITPDAHFGLERVACLGCCALAPVVSVDGKAYARMSPKKLPAILDEYRK